In Neisseria dentiae, one DNA window encodes the following:
- a CDS encoding sensor histidine kinase, translated as MPIIRQIHSWFAVPDLRNFGTISRLMLTSMLGLLLFPLINNSSESYLRQVYDNAAWAAPTLLLILVKGYVLASALPRITESRFAVPIVHLSNLLVFVAVDYVVLGERMSFWQHFFLFNFFALGFMYTEASRRYSLAPSLSEARLSALTARIRPHFLFNSLNAAISLIRLRPYDAETLLENLANLFRAQLRDGSQNSTLGQEIEWAQEYIAIEQIRMGHTRVQVMWQHHAPDDAETPHLLLQPLLENAVFHGIESTHRPGCISVLTTRQKHWIYIRIENPYVPTDSQENAKPHKGNSMALRNLKERLALMYDNDAVIKSRQLDGIFRVDIRLPYRRKSSDLKQLFG; from the coding sequence ATGCCTATTATACGTCAAATACACTCTTGGTTTGCAGTTCCCGATTTACGCAATTTCGGCACCATCTCGCGCCTGATGCTGACGAGCATGCTGGGGCTGCTGCTGTTTCCGCTGATCAATAACTCTTCGGAAAGCTATCTCAGGCAGGTTTACGACAATGCGGCATGGGCGGCGCCCACGCTGCTGCTGATTCTGGTGAAAGGCTATGTGCTGGCGAGCGCGCTACCGCGCATTACCGAATCCAGATTCGCCGTGCCCATCGTGCACCTCTCCAACCTTTTGGTGTTTGTGGCGGTGGATTATGTGGTATTGGGCGAGCGTATGTCGTTTTGGCAGCATTTTTTCCTGTTTAATTTCTTTGCGTTGGGGTTTATGTACACCGAAGCCTCGCGCCGTTACAGCCTGGCACCCTCGCTTTCCGAAGCACGTTTGAGCGCGCTGACCGCCCGCATCCGCCCGCACTTTCTGTTTAACAGCCTCAACGCCGCCATCAGCCTGATCCGCCTGCGCCCCTATGATGCGGAAACCCTACTCGAAAACCTGGCCAACCTGTTCCGCGCCCAACTGCGCGACGGCAGCCAAAACAGCACGCTGGGGCAGGAAATCGAATGGGCGCAGGAATACATCGCCATCGAGCAAATCCGCATGGGCCACACGCGCGTGCAAGTGATGTGGCAGCACCACGCGCCCGACGATGCCGAAACGCCGCACCTTCTGTTGCAGCCCCTGCTGGAAAACGCCGTGTTCCACGGCATCGAATCCACCCACCGCCCCGGCTGCATTTCGGTGCTGACCACGCGCCAGAAACATTGGATCTATATCCGCATCGAAAACCCCTATGTGCCTACCGACAGCCAGGAAAACGCCAAGCCCCACAAAGGCAATTCTATGGCGCTGCGCAACCTGAAAGAGCGCCTGGCGCTGATGTACGACAACGATGCGGTGATTAAAAGCCGCCAGCTCGACGGTATTTTCCGCGTCGATATCCGCCTGCCTTACCGCAGAAAATCTTCCGATTTGAAGCAGTTGTTCGGTTAA
- the ypfJ gene encoding KPN_02809 family neutral zinc metallopeptidase gives MRWQGRKQSSNVEDRRGQGSRIGGKGTGIIGIIILLVGAYYGVDLSGVVGTPQIGTAAQQSSLSSEQEAQLNELSRVVLADTEAVWADYFSKRGSRYTPATLVLYTAGTQTACGTGQAAMGPFYCPADRKVYLDLSFYEDMRKKLGAAGDAAFAYVIAHEVGHHVQNLLGILPQVNQAQQSVGKTQANALSVKLELQADCFAGIWAHYAVNQKLFEEGDIEEAVAAAEAVGDDRLQQQAQGYAVPDSFTHGSSAQRMEWFKRGMQGGDINQCNTFASN, from the coding sequence ATGCGCTGGCAAGGAAGAAAACAAAGCTCTAACGTAGAAGACCGCCGCGGCCAGGGCAGCCGCATCGGCGGCAAAGGCACCGGCATCATCGGCATCATCATTTTGCTGGTGGGTGCTTATTACGGCGTGGATTTATCCGGCGTTGTCGGCACGCCGCAAATCGGCACCGCCGCACAACAGTCTTCACTCAGCAGCGAGCAGGAAGCCCAACTGAACGAGCTTTCGCGCGTGGTGCTGGCCGACACCGAAGCCGTGTGGGCCGATTATTTCAGCAAACGCGGCAGCCGCTACACACCCGCCACGCTGGTGCTCTACACCGCCGGCACCCAAACCGCCTGCGGCACCGGCCAAGCGGCGATGGGGCCGTTTTACTGCCCTGCCGACCGCAAAGTGTATTTGGATTTATCGTTCTATGAAGATATGCGCAAAAAACTCGGTGCAGCGGGTGATGCAGCGTTTGCCTATGTGATCGCCCACGAAGTCGGCCACCATGTGCAAAACCTGCTCGGCATTCTGCCGCAGGTGAACCAGGCACAGCAGAGCGTGGGCAAAACGCAGGCCAACGCGCTTTCGGTGAAGCTCGAATTGCAGGCCGACTGCTTTGCCGGCATTTGGGCGCATTACGCCGTTAACCAGAAACTGTTTGAAGAGGGCGACATCGAAGAAGCCGTGGCCGCCGCCGAAGCAGTGGGCGACGACCGCCTGCAACAACAGGCGCAAGGCTATGCCGTGCCCGACAGTTTCACCCACGGCTCGTCTGCCCAGCGCATGGAATGGTTCAAGCGCGGTATGCAGGGCGGCGACATCAACCAATGCAATACGTTTGCTTCCAACTAA